A section of the Triticum dicoccoides isolate Atlit2015 ecotype Zavitan chromosome 7A, WEW_v2.0, whole genome shotgun sequence genome encodes:
- the LOC119331342 gene encoding sucrose:sucrose 1-fructosyltransferase-like → MKSRGASAVPDTPPVMSGHALQQHQRGGGGGGTRWRECAAVLGAVAVVVLVVTHALLNVGDNLDDVADPVARLRAATDEKAAVLSKKTPGEAQAEQDIKAAAGADADRFLWSKEMLQWQRSGYHFQPDGNFMNDPNAPMYYRGLYHFFYQYNPKGVVWNKIAWGHAVSSDLVHWRHLPVAMVPDQWYDINGVLTGSATMLPNGTVILLYTGNSDTFAQVQCLAFPADPADPLLRTWTKHPSNPVIFPPPGIGDRDFRDPMAAWFDKSDNTWRTIIGSKDDHGHAGIALMYKTKDFIKYELIPDPVHRVEGTGMWECIDLYPISGGSDSSEEVIHVMKASVNDEWHDYYALGRFDAEANRWTPLDPEADVGIGMRVDWGKFYASTSFYDPVKQRRVSWGFVGETDSPNTDIAKGWASLQGIPRKVVLDEKTRTNILQWPVEEIDTLRYNATNFSGITVESSSVITLPLRQVSQLDIEASFRLNASAIAALNEADVSYNCSTSGGATERGALGPFGLLIHATNSGSEQLAVYFYIYKGLDGGLRTQFCHDESGSSRAKELLKRVVGSTVPVLHGEALSARVLVDHSIVESFVMGGRMTVTSRVYPMEAIHAAGRVCIFNNATGSAVTVEKLVVHEMASAPIQAYRDA, encoded by the exons atgaagtcaCGCGGCGCTAGCGCTGTCCCCGACACGCCGCCGGTCATGTCTGGGCACGCGCTGCAGCAGCaccagcggggcggcggcggcggcggcaccagGTGGCGCGAGTGCGCCGCCGTGCTGGGCGCCGTGGCCGTGGTGGTGCTAGTCGTCACCCATGCGCTCCTCAACGTGGGCGACAATCTCGACGACGTGGCTGACCCGGTAGCCCGTCTCCGGGCAGCCACCGACGAGAAAGCGGCCGTTCTGTCGAAGAAGACTCCCGGGGAGGCCCAAGCGGAGCAGGACATCAAGGCCGCCGCCGGCGCCGATGCCGACCGGTTCCTGTGGAGCAAGGAGATGCTGCAGTGGCAGCGCAGTGGTTACCATTTCCAGCCGGATGGGAACTTCATGAACG atccCAATG CTCCCATGTATTACCGTGGACTGTATCACTTCTTCTACCAGTACAATCCCAAGGGCGTCGTCTGGAACAAGATCGCCTGGGGCCACGCCGTGTCGTCGGACCTGGTCCACTGGCGCCATCTCCCCGTCGCCATGGTGCCCGACCAATGGTACGACATCAACGGCGTCTTGACCGGATCCGCCACCATGCTCCCCAATGGCACGGTCATCTTGCTTTACACGGGCAACAGTGACACCTTTGCCCAGGTTCAGTGCCTCGCCTTCCCTGCAGACCCTGCAGACCCCCTCCTCCGTACCTGGACCAAGCACCCTTCCAACCCCGTCATCTTCCCGCCCCCTGGCATTGGCGACAGGGACTTCCGCGACCCCATGGCCGCATGGTTTGATAAGTCCGACAACACATGGCGCACCATCATAGGGTCCAAGGATGACCATGGTCATGCCGGTATTGCCCTCATGTACAAGACGAAAGACTTCATCAAGTACGAGCTCATCCCGGACCCGGTCCACCGTGTCGAGGGCACCGGCATGTGGGAGTGCATCGACCTCTACCCCATTAGCGGTGGCAGCGACTCATCAGAGGAGGTGATACACGTGATGAAGGCGAGCGTGAACGATGAGTGGCATGACTACTACGCGTTGGGGAGGTTTGATGCAGAGGCCAACAGGTGGACGCCGTTGGACCCGGAAGCTGATGTGGGTATCGGCATGAGGGTCGATTGGGGTAAGTTTTATGCCTCTACATCCTTCTATGATCCGGTCAAGCAGCGGCGTGTGAGCTGGGGGTTTGTTGGCGAGACCGACTCACCCAACACCGACATAGCCAAGGGATGGGCAAGCCTCCAG GGGATTCCAAGGAAAGTAGTGCTAGACGAGAAAACCCGGACGAACATCCTCCAATGGCCGGTGGAGGAGATCGACACCCTCCGCTACAACGCCACCAACTTCAGCGGCATCACCGTCGAGTCTAGCTCTGTCATAACCCTCCCTCTCCGCCAAGTTTCTCAACTCGATATCGAGGCATCCTTTCGCCTCAACGCTTCAGCCATCGCCGCCCTCAACGAGGCCGATGTCAGCTACAACTGTAGTACAAGTGGTGGTGCCACCGAACGAGGCGCGCTCGGCCCCTTTGGTCTTCTCATCCATGCCACCAACAGCGGCAGCGAACAACTGGCAGTGTACTTCTACATTTACAAGGGTCTTGATGGGGGCCTCCGAACCCAGTTCTGCCATGATGAGTCAGGGTCATCGCGAGCCAAGGAACTGCTGAAGCGCGTGGTGGGAAGCACCGTGCCCGTGCTCCATGGAGAGGCTTTATCCGCAAGGGTGCTTGTGGATCATTCGATTGTGGAGAGCTTTGTGATGGGTGGGAGGATGACGGTGACATCGCGCGTGTACCCTATGGAGGCCATCCATGCGGCTGGTAGGGTGTGCATTTTCAACAACGCCACCGGGTCCGCCGTTACCGTCGAGAAGCTCGTGGTGCACGAGATGGCCTCAGCACCAATACAAGCATACCGTGATGCATGA